In Aegilops tauschii subsp. strangulata cultivar AL8/78 chromosome 3, Aet v6.0, whole genome shotgun sequence, one genomic interval encodes:
- the LOC109776813 gene encoding uncharacterized protein, translated as MPRDTNKEEDDIAKRASCRLPQEPGVFDERLFKPSAAPPTMGPAPPQEELPPAPLSGAPACGPTSGARLLLVFEPQEGCWTEEFKAYLLQGTLPAKEEDAERVACQATTYCIQDGELYRKRPNDVSLRCISRELGHELLSWKFSPLTSLASKSCPQKSGSCPSLLLARPARGG; from the exons ATGCCGCGCGACACAaacaaggaagaagacgacatcgccaagagggcgtctTGCCGCCTGCCTCAGGAGCCCGGCGTCTTTGacgagcggctcttcaagccgtcggcAGCCCCACCCACCATGGGACCAGCACCGCCTCAGGAGGAGCTACCCCCAGCACCCCTCTCAGGTGCCCCCGCTTGCGGTCCAACCTCGGGAGCCCGTCTGCTCCTCGTgttcgagcctcaggaggggtgctggactgAGGAGTTCAAGGCGTACCTGCTCCAGGGGACCCTGCCGGCGAAGGAGgaagacgcggagcgcgtggcttGCCAGGCCACTACCTACTGCATTCAGGACGGTGAGCTCTACCGAAAGCGGCCAAACGACGTCTCTCTGCGGTGCATCTCCAGGGAGCTAGGACACGAGCTGCTG AGTTGGAAATTTTCTCCTCTTACTTCGCTCGCCTCTAAGTCTTGCCCCCAGAAGAGCGGCAGTTGCCCGTCGCTCCTCCTCGCGCGTCCCGCGCGCGGGGGCTAG